One Micromonospora sp. WMMD812 genomic window carries:
- a CDS encoding C4-type zinc ribbon domain-containing protein codes for MKADPQVQRRLLDLQAIDTALAQLAHRRRALPERAELESLARELSGLEDERVRAQVAVDDLDRDIARLEKDVDQVRARKEKDQARLAAGTGPARELEALQHELVSLNRRQGDLEDAELELMEQRETAQGVLDGVEQRLAEARDKRAATEQRRDESLAEIAKEEEFKRSARQPLAGDLPAELVTLYDRIREDTGLGAALLTAGRCGGCRLELSGADLARIRKADPDDVVRCEECRRIMVRTNESGL; via the coding sequence GTGAAGGCTGACCCCCAGGTCCAGCGCCGCCTGCTCGACCTTCAGGCGATCGACACCGCCCTCGCCCAGCTCGCCCACCGCCGTCGCGCGCTGCCCGAGCGGGCCGAGTTGGAGTCGCTGGCCCGGGAGCTGTCCGGGTTGGAGGACGAGCGGGTACGCGCCCAGGTGGCGGTCGACGACCTGGACCGGGACATCGCGCGGCTGGAGAAGGACGTCGACCAGGTCCGGGCCCGCAAGGAGAAGGACCAGGCCCGGCTGGCCGCCGGCACCGGCCCGGCCCGGGAGCTGGAGGCGCTTCAGCACGAGCTGGTCTCGCTCAACCGGCGTCAGGGCGACCTGGAGGACGCCGAGCTGGAGCTGATGGAGCAGCGGGAGACCGCGCAGGGCGTGCTCGACGGCGTGGAGCAGCGGCTGGCCGAGGCCCGGGACAAGCGGGCGGCCACCGAGCAGCGCCGGGACGAGAGCCTCGCCGAGATCGCCAAGGAGGAGGAGTTCAAGCGCTCCGCCCGGCAGCCGCTCGCCGGTGACCTCCCGGCCGAGCTGGTGACGCTCTACGACCGGATCCGCGAGGACACCGGCCTGGGCGCGGCGCTGCTCACCGCGGGCCGCTGCGGCGGCTGCCGGCTGGAGCTCTCCGGCGCCGACCTGGCCCGGATCCGCAAGGCGGACCCGGACGACGTGGTCCGCTGCGAGGAGTGCCGGCGAATCATGGTCCGGACCAACGAGTCGGGCCTGTAG
- a CDS encoding bifunctional RNase H/acid phosphatase has product MAPRVVLIEADGGSRGNPGPAGYGAVVRDPDTGEVLAERSESIGVTTNNVAEYQGLIAGLEAAAELGATEVDARMDSKLVVEQMSGRWQIKNAGLRPLAAQAAALVGRFAAVRFSWIPREQNRHADALANAAMDAAAGAPARPVVDEPRIVEPPRAVSGPDEADRARARKVADRAATARTTGSDPTTAPASWEPRPSLTATRLVLVRHGETEYTEQRRYSGRGDIPLSVRGRKQVRATAARVAALAPGAVAVVSSPLSRCVATAEAIAAALGDLPLRRDDDLVECDFGLWEGRTFAEVREGWPGELDAWLASTRVAPPQGESFAGVAERAGRAVAALCEAYPRETVVVVSHVSPIKLLLRDALAADDAFLHRLYLDAAGISVVDLWPDGGVAVRSVNETAHLDGIA; this is encoded by the coding sequence ATGGCGCCCCGCGTGGTGCTGATCGAGGCCGACGGCGGGTCGCGGGGCAATCCCGGCCCGGCCGGCTACGGCGCGGTGGTCCGCGACCCGGACACCGGCGAGGTGCTCGCCGAGCGGTCCGAGTCGATCGGGGTGACCACCAACAACGTGGCCGAGTACCAGGGTCTGATCGCCGGCCTGGAGGCCGCCGCCGAGCTGGGCGCCACCGAGGTCGACGCCCGGATGGACTCTAAGCTCGTGGTCGAGCAGATGAGTGGCCGCTGGCAGATCAAGAACGCGGGTCTGCGCCCGCTCGCCGCCCAGGCCGCCGCACTGGTGGGGCGGTTCGCCGCGGTCCGGTTCAGCTGGATCCCCCGGGAACAGAACCGGCACGCCGACGCGCTCGCCAATGCCGCGATGGACGCGGCAGCCGGCGCTCCGGCCCGGCCGGTGGTCGACGAGCCCCGGATCGTCGAGCCGCCGCGCGCGGTGTCCGGGCCCGACGAGGCGGACCGGGCCCGCGCCCGGAAGGTCGCCGACCGGGCCGCCACGGCGCGGACGACCGGCAGCGACCCGACGACCGCGCCGGCCTCGTGGGAGCCGCGGCCCAGCCTCACCGCGACCCGACTGGTCCTGGTCCGGCACGGCGAGACCGAGTACACCGAGCAGCGCCGCTACTCCGGCCGGGGGGACATCCCCCTGTCGGTGCGGGGGCGGAAGCAGGTCCGGGCCACCGCCGCGCGGGTGGCCGCGCTGGCGCCCGGCGCCGTGGCTGTGGTCAGCTCCCCGCTGTCCCGGTGCGTGGCGACCGCCGAGGCGATCGCCGCGGCCCTGGGCGACCTGCCGTTGCGCCGCGACGACGACCTCGTCGAGTGCGACTTCGGCCTCTGGGAGGGGCGGACCTTCGCCGAGGTGCGCGAGGGGTGGCCGGGGGAGCTGGACGCCTGGCTCGCCTCGACCCGGGTCGCGCCGCCGCAGGGGGAGTCGTTCGCCGGGGTCGCCGAGCGTGCCGGCCGGGCGGTCGCCGCGCTCTGCGAGGCGTACCCCCGGGAGACCGTCGTGGTGGTCTCGCACGTCTCGCCGATCAAGCTGCTGCTGCGCGACGCCCTCGCGGCGGACGACGCCTTCCTGCACCGGCTCTACCTCGACGCCGCCGGCATCTCCGTGGTGGACCTGTGGCCGGACGGCGGGGTGGCGGTCCGCTCGGTCAACGAGACGGCCCACCTCGACGGCATCGCCTGA
- a CDS encoding FMN-binding protein → MRRAFLAITGLAASTTALVVLKGSPDASQTARDVPVGQASGLPAEPVAEPSGAAPAPATSAAPASARPGTSATPGRTPGTRGGGASTKPTTAAPRRTTAAPRTTSTTRTVSGPVVSNEYGNVQVQITVSGTRITKAVALELPDGGQSTQRSDRVDAAYSGTSGQVVQRQGADLDTVSGATATSSAYQQSLQAAIDQAR, encoded by the coding sequence ATGCGTCGCGCGTTCCTCGCGATCACCGGCCTGGCCGCCAGCACCACCGCCCTGGTCGTGCTGAAGGGTTCGCCGGACGCCAGCCAGACCGCCCGGGACGTCCCGGTGGGTCAGGCGTCCGGCCTGCCCGCGGAGCCGGTGGCGGAGCCGTCCGGGGCCGCCCCGGCGCCGGCCACCTCGGCCGCCCCGGCGTCAGCCCGCCCGGGCACGAGCGCGACGCCGGGCCGGACGCCGGGCACGCGCGGCGGCGGCGCCAGCACGAAACCGACCACCGCCGCGCCGAGGCGCACCACGGCGGCGCCGCGGACCACGAGCACCACCCGCACGGTGAGCGGTCCGGTGGTGTCGAACGAGTACGGCAACGTCCAGGTGCAGATCACCGTCTCCGGCACCCGGATCACGAAGGCTGTCGCCCTGGAGCTGCCCGACGGCGGCCAGTCCACCCAACGCAGCGACCGGGTCGACGCCGCCTACAGCGGCACCTCGGGGCAGGTCGTGCAGCGCCAGGGCGCCGACCTCGACACGGTCTCCGGGGCCACCGCCACCAGCTCCGCCTACCAGCAGTCGTTGCAGGCCGCTATCGACCAGGCCCGCTGA
- a CDS encoding DUF3311 domain-containing protein: MAAPEPEAPPKASSRAKDHSPWNWLLFIPIVVPLVPAFFNADSPRLFGFPRFYWLQLAFIILGVTTTTVVYQLTKKRGDR, encoded by the coding sequence ATGGCTGCACCCGAACCGGAGGCGCCACCCAAGGCGTCGTCCAGGGCGAAGGATCACAGTCCGTGGAACTGGTTGCTCTTCATCCCGATCGTGGTGCCGCTGGTCCCGGCGTTCTTCAACGCGGACTCGCCCCGTCTGTTCGGCTTTCCGCGCTTCTACTGGCTCCAGTTGGCCTTCATCATCCTCGGCGTGACCACCACCACCGTGGTGTACCAGCTGACGAAGAAGCGGGGTGACCGCTGA
- a CDS encoding ferredoxin reductase family protein, with the protein MTHQDTYAAGRHTGTYPRYGGRPFPPPPPPAAPRRGPGGRRTLSALFWVGLVAGVLPWWLDTPAGSLATTADLLTAAGRITGLVAGYLLLVQVLMMSRLGVLERWIGGERISRVHRDLGATLLVAVLAHMALIVVAYADVEGNSVVGEVGVLLRDYEDMVSAFAAAGILVLVGFTGIRAIRTVLPYELWYHLHLTSYGALLLGFAHQFSNGAQLFEPGPVRTGWIAAYLLVLAALVWGRLVAPLRFNLRHRLRVADVVAETPDTISIYLTGRRLNQADLLGGQYFRWRFLTRGCWWQSHPFSLSAAGNGRWLRLTVKVVGSHTADLRGLDPGTLVWAEGPSGTFTAAHRTRERALLIAGGSGIAPLRAMLEELPPGAALIYRARTPADVLLHQELDWLAQARHTSIWYVIGRRDDPGPRQVMSPDGLRQLVPDLNRRDVYLCGPPGLVEESVRALREAGVSRRQIHLATFEL; encoded by the coding sequence GTGACGCACCAGGACACGTACGCGGCCGGCCGCCACACCGGGACCTACCCCCGGTACGGCGGCCGGCCGTTCCCTCCACCGCCACCGCCGGCGGCGCCGCGGCGCGGCCCCGGCGGTCGCCGGACGCTGTCCGCCCTGTTCTGGGTGGGACTGGTGGCCGGCGTGCTGCCCTGGTGGCTGGACACCCCGGCCGGTTCGCTGGCCACCACCGCCGACCTCCTGACCGCGGCGGGTCGGATCACCGGGCTGGTGGCCGGCTACCTGCTGCTGGTGCAGGTGCTGATGATGAGCCGGCTCGGCGTGCTCGAGCGGTGGATCGGCGGCGAGCGGATCTCCCGTGTGCACCGGGACCTCGGCGCCACGCTGCTCGTCGCGGTGCTCGCCCACATGGCGCTGATCGTGGTCGCCTACGCCGACGTGGAGGGCAACTCCGTCGTCGGCGAGGTCGGCGTGCTGCTGCGCGACTACGAGGACATGGTCAGCGCGTTCGCGGCCGCCGGCATCCTGGTGCTGGTCGGGTTCACCGGGATCCGGGCGATCCGCACCGTGCTGCCGTACGAGCTCTGGTACCACCTGCACCTGACGAGCTACGGTGCGCTGTTGCTCGGCTTCGCCCACCAGTTCAGCAACGGCGCACAGCTCTTCGAGCCCGGCCCGGTCCGCACCGGCTGGATCGCGGCGTACCTGCTGGTGCTCGCCGCGCTCGTCTGGGGGCGGCTCGTCGCGCCGCTGCGGTTCAACCTGCGGCACCGGCTGCGGGTGGCCGACGTGGTCGCGGAGACGCCGGACACCATCTCGATCTACCTGACCGGCCGCCGGTTGAACCAGGCGGACCTGCTCGGCGGGCAGTACTTCCGCTGGCGGTTCCTCACCCGCGGCTGCTGGTGGCAGTCGCACCCGTTCTCGCTGTCCGCCGCCGGCAACGGCCGGTGGCTGCGCCTGACCGTCAAGGTGGTCGGATCGCACACCGCCGACCTGCGCGGCCTCGACCCCGGCACGCTGGTCTGGGCGGAGGGCCCGTCGGGCACGTTCACCGCCGCGCACCGCACCCGCGAGCGGGCGCTGCTGATCGCCGGAGGGAGCGGCATCGCCCCGCTGCGGGCGATGCTCGAGGAGTTGCCGCCGGGCGCGGCGTTGATCTACCGCGCCCGTACACCGGCCGACGTGCTGCTCCACCAGGAGCTGGACTGGCTGGCCCAGGCCCGGCACACCTCGATCTGGTACGTCATCGGCCGCCGCGACGACCCCGGGCCGCGCCAGGTCATGAGCCCGGACGGGCTCCGCCAACTGGTCCCCGACCTGAACCGCCGGGACGTCTACCTGTGCGGCCCGCCCGGTCTGGTCGAGGAGTCGGTGCGGGCGCTGCGCGAGGCCGGCGTGTCCCGCCGCCAGATCCACCTGGCCACGTTCGAGCTGTAG
- a CDS encoding helix-turn-helix domain-containing protein — protein MDELPIGRRVAYWRGRRKMSQQVFADRLGKSKSWVDKVERGVRRLDKFSVLYEIADILQVDVQLLLGKDPERRTDALNCIDQVEVEEIRAALERYDSMSAYFDAAPYPPPLADMRKAVNHAWLTYQYGRYGMLTRALPKLLRDAQAADAGYGGDDAREAAHLLGQVYQIASSVLRKLGECDLAWLAADRSMAVAQRADDPLLAGVATTRVCNALVAMGRARPALELNVTIANRLAPGGANDASPARLSVYGMLLLQGAMAAARIGDSATVDDLISGAQEAAVLLGGDQNHYWTSFGPTNLELHRAAAAVELGDGGRAVEVHQLKIQEPAFNALLPERRAHHLLDIARGYAQMGDVANAGEMLLRGDRLAPSEIRCRPISHEVMSDVLRRTRGAPPSPIAELAEHMGVGV, from the coding sequence ATGGACGAGCTGCCCATAGGCCGACGGGTGGCCTACTGGCGGGGCCGCCGCAAGATGTCGCAGCAGGTCTTCGCGGACCGGCTGGGCAAGTCCAAGAGCTGGGTCGACAAGGTCGAGCGCGGCGTGCGCCGGCTGGACAAGTTCTCGGTCCTCTACGAGATCGCGGACATCCTCCAGGTCGACGTGCAGCTGCTGCTCGGCAAGGACCCCGAGCGGCGGACCGACGCGCTGAACTGCATCGACCAGGTCGAGGTCGAGGAGATCCGCGCGGCCCTGGAGCGGTACGACTCGATGAGCGCGTACTTCGACGCCGCGCCGTACCCGCCGCCGCTGGCCGACATGCGCAAGGCCGTCAACCACGCGTGGCTCACCTACCAGTACGGCCGGTACGGGATGCTCACCCGGGCCCTGCCGAAGCTGCTGCGCGACGCCCAGGCGGCCGACGCCGGCTACGGGGGCGACGACGCCCGCGAGGCCGCCCACCTGCTCGGGCAGGTCTACCAGATCGCCTCCTCGGTGCTGCGCAAACTTGGCGAGTGCGACCTGGCGTGGCTGGCCGCCGACCGGTCGATGGCGGTCGCCCAGCGGGCCGACGACCCGCTGCTGGCCGGCGTCGCCACGACCCGGGTCTGCAACGCGCTGGTCGCCATGGGCCGGGCCCGTCCGGCGCTGGAGCTGAACGTCACCATCGCGAACCGGCTCGCGCCGGGCGGCGCCAACGACGCCTCCCCGGCACGGCTCTCCGTCTACGGCATGCTGCTGCTGCAGGGCGCGATGGCCGCCGCCCGGATCGGCGACTCGGCCACCGTCGACGACCTGATCAGCGGCGCGCAGGAGGCGGCCGTCCTGCTGGGCGGCGACCAGAACCACTACTGGACCTCGTTCGGGCCCACCAACCTCGAGCTGCATCGCGCCGCGGCGGCCGTCGAACTCGGCGACGGCGGACGGGCCGTGGAGGTGCACCAGCTGAAGATCCAGGAGCCGGCGTTCAACGCGCTGCTGCCCGAGCGGCGCGCGCACCACCTGCTCGACATCGCGCGCGGCTACGCCCAGATGGGCGACGTGGCCAACGCCGGCGAGATGCTGCTGCGTGGCGACCGCCTCGCGCCGTCCGAGATCCGGTGCCGGCCCATCTCCCACGAGGTGATGTCCGACGTCCTCCGTCGCACACGTGGTGCGCCGCCTTCTCCGATTGCGGAGTTGGCTGAGCACATGGGAGTAGGGGTATGA
- a CDS encoding bifunctional DNA primase/polymerase, whose amino-acid sequence MWGNVGPRVAQLSPLERVRLRRIAVRYAAHGWAVTPGACLARSRFVCGRAGCPTVGCHPALENWEHAASVDPARVATWWRTRPHGVLLPTGRAFDVLEVPAHLGRRVLDAVQVHPAGAGVRGPVLVTPTGRWMFLVRPGDPLRPELEHCFHVVRHGPGSWIPAPPTRLPEGAVRWAVAPEQARWQLPDSYLVQNTLIDALRATGVTLTSDLLPGHLPLPRRGM is encoded by the coding sequence ATGTGGGGGAATGTCGGCCCGCGGGTCGCGCAACTGTCGCCACTGGAACGGGTCCGGCTGCGCCGGATCGCGGTGCGCTACGCGGCGCACGGCTGGGCGGTGACGCCGGGCGCCTGCCTGGCCCGCAGTCGCTTCGTCTGCGGGCGCGCCGGCTGCCCGACGGTCGGCTGCCACCCGGCCCTGGAGAACTGGGAGCACGCGGCCAGCGTCGACCCCGCCCGGGTCGCAACCTGGTGGCGTACCAGGCCACACGGGGTGCTGCTGCCCACCGGGCGGGCGTTCGACGTGCTGGAGGTGCCCGCCCACCTCGGCCGGCGGGTGCTGGACGCGGTGCAGGTCCACCCGGCCGGCGCCGGCGTACGGGGACCGGTGCTGGTGACCCCGACCGGGCGGTGGATGTTCCTGGTCCGCCCCGGCGACCCGCTGCGGCCGGAGTTGGAGCACTGCTTCCACGTGGTACGGCACGGACCCGGCTCGTGGATCCCGGCGCCACCCACCCGGTTGCCCGAGGGCGCGGTCCGCTGGGCCGTCGCGCCCGAGCAGGCCCGCTGGCAACTGCCCGACTCCTACCTGGTGCAGAACACCCTGATCGACGCCCTGCGGGCGACCGGGGTCACGCTCACCTCCGACCTGCTCCCCGGGCACCTCCCGCTCCCCCGCCGGGGCATGTGA
- a CDS encoding Nif3-like dinuclear metal center hexameric protein codes for MVAELERRYPPVWAEDWDRVGLVLGEPSAPVRRVLCVVDVVPETVAEALAAGVDMIVAHHPLLLRGVSSVAPTTYKGRIVHQLIRAGVALYVAHTNADVAAPGVSDALAARFGLTGLRPLHPAAPGSPAYGPGRGIGRIGELPRSMTLAELTRHAAAVLPATSWGVRAAGDPGRTVRTLAVSGGSGDAFLADAAAAGVDAFLTADLRHHPAGENLAAEGPALLDAAHWATERPWLDDLAALLRETPGVETLVSDLDTDPWTVHAATPAVDDKEPRP; via the coding sequence GTGGTGGCCGAGCTGGAGCGGCGCTACCCGCCGGTCTGGGCCGAGGACTGGGACCGGGTCGGTCTGGTGCTCGGTGAGCCGTCCGCCCCGGTACGTCGCGTGCTCTGTGTGGTGGACGTGGTGCCCGAGACGGTCGCCGAGGCGCTCGCCGCCGGCGTGGACATGATCGTCGCCCACCACCCGCTGCTGCTGCGTGGCGTCTCCTCGGTCGCCCCGACCACGTACAAGGGGCGGATCGTCCACCAGCTGATCCGTGCCGGAGTGGCGCTCTACGTGGCCCACACCAACGCCGACGTGGCCGCCCCGGGCGTCTCCGACGCGCTCGCGGCCCGGTTCGGGCTGACCGGGCTGCGCCCGCTGCACCCGGCCGCCCCCGGCTCGCCCGCGTACGGTCCCGGGCGCGGGATCGGCCGGATCGGCGAGCTGCCCCGGTCGATGACGCTCGCCGAACTGACCCGGCACGCCGCCGCGGTGCTCCCCGCCACGTCCTGGGGCGTCCGCGCCGCTGGCGACCCGGGGCGTACGGTGCGTACGCTCGCGGTCAGCGGCGGCTCGGGGGACGCCTTCCTGGCCGACGCGGCCGCCGCCGGGGTGGACGCGTTCCTCACCGCAGACCTGCGGCACCACCCGGCCGGCGAAAACCTCGCCGCCGAGGGTCCCGCCCTGCTCGACGCCGCCCACTGGGCGACCGAGCGACCCTGGTTGGACGACCTGGCCGCGCTCCTGCGGGAGACGCCGGGCGTCGAGACCCTGGTGTCCGACCTGGACACCGACCCGTGGACCGTACACGCCGCCACACCCGCGGTGGACGACAAGGAGCCCCGACCGTGA
- a CDS encoding flavoprotein, giving the protein MSGPQSSNGRREVLYVIACGSPLARYVGRLVDLAQQDGWDVCVITTPDGAKFVDQAALLRQTGHPVRMHYKQPGDPDLLPPADAMIVCPATVNTVNKWAAGITDTLALGLLVEAQGLGVPIVAVPFTNAAMAAHPAFQAGLARLDEWGVTVLFGDHVFPLHPPGTGERHLHAFPWGVGLTALRARLCPVV; this is encoded by the coding sequence ATGTCCGGCCCGCAGTCCAGCAACGGGCGCCGCGAGGTGCTCTACGTCATCGCCTGCGGCTCGCCGCTGGCCCGGTACGTCGGCCGGCTGGTCGACCTGGCCCAGCAGGACGGCTGGGACGTTTGCGTGATCACCACGCCGGACGGCGCGAAGTTCGTCGACCAGGCGGCCCTGCTCCGGCAGACCGGCCACCCGGTGCGAATGCACTACAAGCAGCCGGGCGATCCGGACCTGCTGCCGCCGGCCGACGCCATGATCGTCTGCCCGGCCACCGTCAACACGGTCAACAAGTGGGCGGCCGGGATCACCGACACACTCGCCCTGGGGCTGTTGGTGGAGGCACAGGGCTTGGGCGTGCCGATCGTGGCGGTGCCGTTCACCAACGCCGCGATGGCCGCCCACCCGGCGTTCCAGGCCGGCCTGGCCCGCCTGGACGAATGGGGCGTGACGGTGCTCTTCGGCGACCACGTCTTTCCGCTGCACCCACCGGGCACCGGCGAGCGCCACCTGCACGCCTTCCCCTGGGGAGTCGGGCTCACCGCGCTGCGCGCCCGCCTCTGCCCCGTGGTCTGA
- a CDS encoding FAD:protein FMN transferase, with amino-acid sequence MGTAISLDLADDLPAPTLHELADQVFDWMREVDARFSTYRACSEVRRFDRGELLLSEASADLRAVLATCADLWAATDGFFDAYATGGLDPSGYVKGWAAQVASDRLLAAGAANHCVNAGGDVRVRGHAATGRPWRVGVRHPWDATATCLVLTGTDLAVATSGVYERGHHVLDPRRGAPASGLRAVTVVGPDLGVADAYATAAVAMGVAGIGWLDRLPGHTHAIVTDDARLLHSTALPLAA; translated from the coding sequence ATGGGTACGGCGATCAGTCTGGATCTCGCCGACGACCTGCCCGCCCCGACCCTGCACGAGCTGGCCGACCAGGTCTTCGACTGGATGCGCGAGGTGGACGCGCGGTTCAGCACGTACCGGGCGTGCAGCGAGGTGCGCCGCTTCGACCGGGGCGAACTGCTGCTCTCCGAGGCCTCCGCGGACCTGCGGGCGGTGCTGGCGACCTGCGCCGACCTGTGGGCGGCCACCGACGGGTTCTTCGACGCGTACGCCACCGGCGGGCTCGACCCGTCCGGCTACGTGAAGGGCTGGGCCGCCCAGGTCGCGTCCGACCGGCTGCTCGCGGCAGGGGCGGCCAACCACTGCGTCAACGCGGGGGGCGACGTCCGGGTCCGGGGCCACGCGGCGACGGGCCGGCCGTGGCGGGTCGGCGTGCGGCATCCCTGGGACGCCACGGCGACCTGCCTGGTGCTCACCGGCACCGACCTGGCGGTGGCCACCTCCGGGGTCTACGAGCGCGGCCACCACGTGCTGGACCCGCGGCGGGGCGCCCCGGCCAGCGGCCTGCGGGCGGTCACCGTGGTCGGACCGGATCTCGGGGTGGCCGACGCGTACGCCACCGCGGCGGTGGCGATGGGCGTGGCCGGTATCGGGTGGCTGGACCGGCTTCCCGGCCACACCCACGCGATCGTGACCGACGACGCCCGCCTCCTGCACTCGACAGCCCTCCCGCTGGCCGCCTGA